Proteins encoded in a region of the Anopheles aquasalis chromosome 2, idAnoAquaMG_Q_19, whole genome shotgun sequence genome:
- the LOC126581357 gene encoding sarcoplasmic calcium-binding protein: MAYTLLRNYVRPAASLVERQFGALSSTLSIADSPLAVGKINSSYLQDNNQLKQGFLSTAVRKYSKKTAAPERAYNSDSDSDSDDERDTPRRQRKERGNSEFWRRKMRTLHGLLDVNKDGVISYDDFMLLTEKFASLGHLDAKAKNEFRDIMRTTWEQQWGEITPYNLVTVEQYLTEMHHVVNDKDLKKKVHRFLPYLYKAVDKDRSGSISLNEFKLFFRCLGLTEENAAVSFAVIDKNGDGQITLDEFVKLGKDFFVTEKETHVSRMFWGPLVDH, from the exons ATGGCTTATACTCTGCTGCGGAACTACGTACGGCCTGCGGCCTCTTTGGTCGAGCGACAATTCGGTGCACTATCTTCAACGTTGTCTATCGCAGACAGCCCTCTGGCCGTTGGAAAG ATCAATTCTAGCTACCTGCAGGACAACAATCAGCTGAAGCAAGGATTCCTTTCGACGGCCGTTCGCAAGTACTCGAAGAAGACGGCTGCACCGGAGCGTGCATACAACAGTGATTCCGATTCGGATTCCGATGATGAACGCGACACTCCACGTCGCCAACGCAAGGAACGG GGTAACTCGGAGTTCTGGCGCCGCAAGATGCGTACCCTGCACGGCCTGCTAGACGTTAACAAGGACGGTGTCATCTCGTACGatgattttatgctgctcACCGAAAAGTTCGCATCCCTCGGTCACTTGGATGCGAAAGCGAAGAATGAGTTCCGGGACATTATGAGG ACCACCTGGGAGCAGCAATGGGGCGAAATAACACCGTATAATCTAGTCACGGTAGAGCAGTACCTCACCGAAATGCATCATGTTGTGAACGACAAGGATCTTAAGAAGAAAGTCCACCGTTTCCTTCCCTACCTGTATAAG GCCGTTGACAAGGATCGTTCAGGATCCATCTCGTTGAATGAGTTCAAACTGTTCTTCCGGTGCCTGGGTCTGACGGAGGAAAATGCGGCCGTTTCGTTTGCGGTCATCGACAAGAACGGCGATGGACAGATTACCTTGGACGAGTTCGTGAAGCTGGGCAAAGACTTCTTCGTAACCGAAAAGGAAACCCATGTTTCGCGGATGTTCTGGGGTCCGCTCGTTGATCACTAG